A window of Calonectris borealis chromosome 3, bCalBor7.hap1.2, whole genome shotgun sequence contains these coding sequences:
- the LTV1 gene encoding protein LTV1 homolog, translated as MPHKKKKPFIEKKKAVTFHLVHRSQRDPLAADDTAPQRVLLPTQKGHEEQRREEQRKYGVFFDDDYDYLQHLKEASGPSELVPSVCGRQSRIVVTSEGHIEDEIQRVPAPSIKLPSSVFATEFEEDVGLLNKAAPVSGPRLDFDPDIVAALDDDFDFDNPENILEDDFVLQANEPQKGGSDAKDEDEWEDVEDNSDEKDSCSNDKDYDSEGPLSDDGLNEQTKEFLFMQEETRSRFTEYSMTSSVMRRNEQLTLLDDRFEKFFEQFDEDEIGALDNVELEGYINTDNARLQEVLNDYYKEKAKNCVKLDALEPCEDVDAPVNAESEEEKEEIVAVVIEEPKEKWDCESILSTYSNLYNHPTLIKEPSKPKPIKISQKTGIPLHVLPQKGLTAKQIERMQMINGSDLPRASTQPRSKDESKEDRKARKQAIKEERKERRMEKKANKLAFKLEKTRQEKELLNLKQNIQGLKLS; from the exons CctcacaagaaaaagaaacccttcaTAGAGAAGAAGAAAGCGGTAACATTTCACTTAGTGCACAGAAGCCAGAGGGATCCACTTGCTGCTGATGATACTGCACCCCAGAGAGTTCTGCTGCCTACACAGAAA GGGCATGAGGAGCAAAGGAGGGAAGAGCAGCGGAAGTATGGAGTCTTCTTTGATGATGACTATGACTATTTGCAGCATCTAAAAGAAGCATCTGGTCCCTCTGAGCTTGTCCCTTCTGTGTGTGGACGGCAAAGCAGAATTGTTGTCACAAGTGAGGGGCACATAGAAGACGAAATTCAGCGAGTTCCA gcTCCATCTATTAAGTTGCCTTCCTCAGTGTTTGCCACAGAGTTTGAAGAGGATGTGGGCTTGTTAAATAAAGCTGCTCCTGTTTCAG gACCACGGCTAGATTTTGACCCTGATATTGTTGCAGCTCTTGATGATGATTTTGACTTTGACAATCCAGAAAATATCCTGGAAGATGATTTTGTTCTGCAAGCAAATGAACCACAGAAAGG GGGATCAGATGCTAAGGATGAAGATGAATGGGAAGATGTGGAGGATAATAGTGATGAAAAGGATAGTTGCAGTAATGATAAAGACTATGATTCAGAAGGTCCTTTATCAGATGATGGGCTTAATGAACAgacaaaagaatttctttttatgcAAGAAGAAACTAGGAGTCGTTTCACAGAATATTCTATGACATCTTCAGTAATGAGAAGGAATGAGCAGTTAACCCTGTTGGATGACAGATTTGAGAAG ttttttgaaCAGTTTGATGAAGATGAAATTGGAGCCTTGGATAATGTGGAGTTAGAAGGCTATATTAACACGGACAATGCTCGGTTGCAGGAAGTCCTCAATGATTActacaaagagaaagcaaaaaa TTGTGTGAAATTGGATGCTCTTGAGCCCTGTGAAGATGTAGACGCTCCTGTGAATGCAGaaagtgaggaagaaaaggaagaaatagtagCTGTAGTTATCGAGGAACCAAAAGAAAAGTGGGATTGCGAATCCATTTTGA GTACATATTCAAACTTATATAATCACCCAACACTTATTAAGGAGCCATCAAAG CCCAAACCAATAAAAATTTCCCAGAAGACCGGAATTCCCCTACATGTCTTGCCTCAGAAAGGTCTTACTGCTAAGCAGATTGAACGCATGCAAATGATTAATGGCAGTGACCTGCCAAGAGCATCAACACAGCCCCGTTCCAAAGATGAGAGCAAAGAGGATCGCAAAGCTAGAAAACAGGCAATAAAAGAGGAGCGAAAG GAACGCAGAATGGAGAAGAAAGCCAACAAGCTAGCCTTCAAATTGGAGAAAACGAGGCAAGAAAAAGAGTTGCTcaatctgaaacaaaacattcaagGACTGAAGCTGTCTTGA